The region TGGGTATTTCTAGGGTTTGCTCTTTTCACGGTTAAATTTGGGTTCGGTCTTGGTTTGGGTTGGGATAGTTCTCTTTCATTGTATCTTCTGTACCAAAGCAGGGCTTTCAGTCACTTTGATAGTGCGTTTAATTGGCCAAATATAACTGTTGCGCCGTGTTAAGTTGCGTTTCCTGAAAATGAAGGGTGATCAGTCCAGCGCAGCCAAAGTCAAATTGACAACCCCCTGTACAGAGTAGCTTACCTCGCCGGCCGCAGTGGCACTACGGTAGAAAACGGGGTCACTGCATATGCTTCTGCACCCCTAGAATTGCTCCCGACCATTGACTATACGTGCCCCTAATGTATAATTCCCGCCGCACGTGTTGTAGGCACATGGTGAGCAGGAGGACTGGGAGTACCCCTGCCCAATTTGAAGACAACAGTCACCCTTTCATCGCGCCTCAGTCGACCGTCTGTGTCTTCCATGTCCTGTCCCAATTCGAAAAGAGACCAGACCTAACCAGGAGTAAACTGTGCAGtcctctgctgcagctgatCGCAGGGCATTGAATGACAAGCCGCAGCCAGATCCCTAACCAAATAATTGTCATTCAACGCACGAGCTGTTGCAAGTTTCACCACTATACCTCCGCCCCGCCCGCTTCATTTTGTTTATTATGCTGTTTAGTAAGTAGTGCGTCCCATCAGGCACCAAGCACCCAATTTGCTGACGTTAGGCATCAAAAGTGGAAGAATAGATCCTTCAAGGGGTCATCTAAACATCACGTGATTTTACCGGAAGAGGAAAGCATAAAGCCTTGGCATGTTTTAAGCCATGTGACGATTGTGCAGATTCTCAAATTCGTCATGTACTAGAAGTTAATTGTGCAATTGACTTCAACCTTTTGGGGGCTCATATTAATAGGCCTACCCTATTTTGTCACTAAGTGATGCGAGATAACAGGGAAAATCAACTAACTTAGAACATCCATCAAGTCAAACGGACACATCCATTGCCGAGTCTCTTATGGTTTAATGCGAAAGACGTATGGTTAGGTTAAACATACGTTCAGAATCGGCTCATGAGGTCCGGCGGACGGACACAAGGGACCGGCTCGACATCTTTCCACGGGTCTCCAATGAAGCAAGGAATGAAATACACCTTAACATTGGCGCTGATCTTGACTCCGTGAGCCAGTCTTCTCAGCTCGTCCACCCCATACCGAGTACCATTTTGAGCTGTATACACTACCTGCTCGTGGGTGCGCTCCCGGGAGCGCTGCTTGCGTTCTATAGAGCCCTTTTCTGAGGGGTAGGTGTGACGTTCACTGGAGCCCTGGTGTTCTCTAGAAGGCTGACGTGCGTGGGAAGGTTGTTGTGCTTGGGAATCCTGGCACTTCTCAGAGGATTGCTGTGCGTGAGCAGGCTGAAGCGCCCGTGGGGGCTGCGGCTCTTTAGAGGGTCGCAGTTCCTGGGCCAGGCGTCTTTGGGAAAATTGCCGTTCGTGTGAAGCCTGGCGCCTACGGGATCTCTGGCGCTCGTGATCATGCTGTCGCTCCATGGATTTGATTCCTCTATTCCCTGTTTTCCTGGAGCTTGTTTCTGGCTGGACAACGGGCGTATTGCTGTTTTCGGAGAATGGAGCGGGTGTATGGCCTTCTAAGTAAACAGTAGTTAGCGGTCCTTATATGGAGCTGGGTATCAGTAGCGAATATGCAAGTGAACCTACCTTCGTTGGTATTGTCATTCTTGACTTTAGACTGCTGCTTGTGGCCATTATTCGCAATTGAATTGCTCGTTTGAACAATACTTGCTCGCTTGGAGTTCTTCCTGCCATACCATCTGGTGTCCTTCGACGTAATAGTACTGTCGGCCTTGGCTGCCTTGGTCTGCTGGACATGACAACCGTTGTCCAAACTGGTCGTTGCCTGGGCGTCTGTTGCTCTATCAGAGTGTTCTCCTAGTAGCGCTCTATCATCTTTAGACGTAGCCCTATTCCGCAACTTCTCGGTCTTGGGATAGTGAATAGAGTCTTTATTTGCCGGCTTAGGGGTTGTGTGAACATAGGCTGATCCTGCAGTTTGTTCCACCGATTTGGATTTGTCATCGCCTGATGtctctttttttcttgcaTCGTTCAATTCAGCCTGAGGGGGGCTATCCTGAACCGGCTTAATCTTCTTTCGACCACTTCCAGGTTTATCAAAGCGCTCCCCTAATAACACCCTAACATCTCCCGATAATATGCTTCTCTTGGTCTCAGTGTTATTTTCTTCATGCACTGCAGCTAGCGCATTCAATTGCTCTGGGCTCCGTAAAGATCTAGCTTTCCACTCCTCGAATAACAGAGAGTGTCTGTTCGGGACTCTGCCTTGCACATTGGCATTGACATCTGTATTAGAAACTGTGAaagcttgatgatgaagGAGGGGCTGAGACTCTGTCTGCTGTTTCTCCGCCGCTTGAGGCTGCCATGTCTGTTGCTCCAGCGAGGTTGACGCATGCTCTTTAGGGATCATCTGGTAGTTGCTGACGGATTCGGGAGGCCATTCTTCGCGGAGGTCATTATCTTGTTGGGGGACTTGTTTTCCCCTGAGAATATGCGTGGACATATCTTGGTCGGACATCGTGGTTCAGTGACTTGTGTCGGTGCCCGTTTTCCTGGGCCTAACTGCTAGCCTGGTACGTAAGTGGTGCCAAACACGATTATAACAATATTGATGGAGGGGGAAGGGGCGAATGTGATAAATGAGGAGACAAACTGGGATGCCGAGAACGTTAAAACCAGGCAGGGAGACGTGTTAGGAAAGTAGAATAGAGAGCCCTGGAAAGCTTGCTACAGCGGAACCCTTCGGACTACCTAGGCAGTAACACTTCCGCAGAAAAGCTGGAAAATCACGCATGCCTTTTAAACTGGGACTTTATACATATGTTTACACATATGAGCTAAGTGGGCGAATTTCAGGTTCAATAGAGAACCTTTGCCAATAGTACTCTATAGCAAGATCTTGTTAGGCACGTCTAAAGAATAATCTTCTAATAGGAAAAAACTAGCATAGACAAAGCATATGGAGCTCATAATGACCCTTAGAGACCTCTAAGCGCCGACTAAACTGCCCTTCTAGTAGTCAatcctccttcttgtacTGCACTGTTGATGAAGCGCACGAACTGATTCACCAGCTGGTCCGGCGTCTTCTTCGCAAGCTCGATCCCATCGAAGACCTTCTTGATCCCAACACCAAAAGTCATGCTGTATGGTGTCTCTCCCTTGAGAGGATCGATGCGTTCCAAAGCCTCCGCTACCTGCTCGCTCGCAAACACCTCAGATTTTTCCATGACATGTCTCAGTTCTTCATGGCTGGTGACATTTGGAATATCGATATCGGAGTTGAACGAGTTATAAATGTTCAGCTCTTTCATGAGTGCTCGCTCACTTGTGGTAGCCAAGATAAGAAGTCTTCGGTTCTTTGGGGGGCGTTTCTTGAACAAGACCTTCAATGTCTGTAGGACGCTGTTGCTGAATCGGGGACCAACGGAGACATAATCGATAAGTGTCTCAATATCGtcaacgacgacgacgctGGTTTGACTCTTGTATGCATCATTGAAGACTCTGAGTATGTGTTGAATCTTAGCTGCTTCATTATACCCGGCAACATCTTCGGGGCAGACCATTTTGATAAAAGGTGCACCTGAATCAAGAGCGATTTGAGCTGCGAGAGCGGTCTTACCACTCCCAGGCGGCCCATTGAGCAAAACGGACCATAGAGTGGTCTGCTCGGGGCGGCCAAGCCCTCTTGCAAgcgcttctccttcttgaagaacaTTGTCGATCTTGTCCGAATAATTTATGATACCATGCTCAATGCATCTCTTgatttcatcttcagacACACCGAAAGCTGGCTGGATTTCATCAAGAGCATGAATAAAATCGGAGTGGTTGACCTTCATTTCCGCGGCATCGTCCTTAACCCTAACTGTCTTACCGGAGTCAATGTGGCGGTTGAAGGCGAACGACGTAGCAGCCTTCACGAGGCCAGCAATCTCAGCACCCGAAtagttcttcgtcaacgtcGCTAGTTCCGACAAATTGACGCTTGGATCCATTAGATCACTCTGTCTCATGTTCTGGGTGTGGATGCCGAGAATCTgagctcgaccagcttcgTCAGGCAGTGAGATTTCGACGTGCACTTCCAGACGACCAGGTCGCAACAAAGCATCATCAATCATATCCTTCCTATTGGTCATACCGATAAGTAGAATATTGTTGAGCTGGTCGACACCATCCATCTTAGATAGCAGTTGGTTGACAACGCTGTCACCGACACCGGTGCCGCCTCCTGCTCCGCTGCCACGCTGTTTACATACAGCATCCAATTcatcgaagatgatgatgtggAGTCCACTTTCGTCGCCCTTCTCCTTATACTCTTGTTCCGCGTCGGCAAAAAGTTTACGGATGTTCTCTTCTGACTGTCCGACAAACTTGTTCAGTACCTCCGGGCCGTTGATAATCTTTGGCTCTCGAGCATTCAGCATCTTCCCGATCTGTCGCGCTAGCAGCGTTTTGCCAGTTCCTGGCGGCCCGAAGAGCAAAATACCCTTCACGTGCTGGATACCAAGCTTCTGCACAATATCAGGTGGGAAGATACGCGACGCGAAGGCGCGGCGGAAGATCGTGTGAAATTCCGAGTCAAGACCACCAATTCCCATCTTCTCAGTGTTGAAGTCGGGTTGAATGATGGCATTTGCTGCAGGCCGGTTTTTTGCCGGCTTTATCTGGATCTCACTCTGAGGATCTTTGAAGAAATTGATCAACGTATGCTTCGTAAGGATGCCCCTGGCTGTAGGTTCCGTCTCCGGCACTTTACTGGTATCCTTTTCTGAAGTCAGGCTGACACGAAGGATCGTCTTGACCGTTAGCTGAAGCGGTACGCCATGATGATCCATCAGTACCGGCTGCCCCGGCGCAAATATTTGGCTTTCGAAGTTCTGATACCATTAGTCAGGCTGTTGAGAGCTAGGAAAGGGTTACACGTACCTTGATAACAGAgttgagaagctcatccTGATCATATAGAGTATCGGGTCTTAGCTTTCCAGCAAACTTGACTTCCATATCCGCAGAGCCGAGGTACGCCTCCCCTCCCTGACGGAAAGGGTCGTAAATTCGTACGTCGAGGGAGTCTCGGAATCCAGCCCTGGCCCATGGTCGTTGTATACTGGACAACCCAATGTAACCGGGAGGGAACTCATCCAGAATTCGTGCGGAGAACACATAGAGGCCATTGACAATGATCAATATATCTTCATAACCGAATTGGGCGCGTGGGAAGTCTTGGGCCGAGAGCGCGACGCTGCCAGACCATTAGTGACATATTCACAGCCTCATTGCTCGCCTTATTATACTTACAGGTTTCCGAATTGACATTCTTTATTCGGACTTTCCTTGGGCGTCAAAGCCCAGACCCCTCCTTCACTTGGTCTGCCCCCCATTGGTGCTTGCGGTGGTGGACGAGCACCCGGCGCAGGTCGTCGCGGCGGTGGCGTTCCGTAGCCCCTAAATGAAGCAAAGGGATTAGCTATCGATATACAAGGTTGCTATGGGGTATCTTCACACCCTGAGTCAGGAGCTCCGTGCTGAGGTGGGTAGCCTTGCGGAGGTCGTGAGTAGCCATCCCTCTGGGGAGGATTGGACCCGAAAGGGTTCGAGTAATTATTGCGATTGAACATCGTGTATCGTGCGACTCAAAGAGTATTGTAAGCAATAACGTGTTTGGGGAAAGCTCAAAGGTGAGCTTAAGCTTTCCAGAGTTGGCCAGACACTAGTGTAATGCTGCCCGCAGCTTGTCTCGGCAACTCCACCAAGAAGCGGCCAACTGGCGATGATCAGAAGCGAAGAATATGTTCTCAGGTAGGACGGGGAGAAAGATGGTTGAATGATAGCGTAGGCCGCTGATGTATGAAAGAAGCCGCAACGTGGCGTGGAGTTGATATATGTAGGCAGCTTTGATGGGCCAGCTGATGCGGAGCCACCGCGGGCGGCGGAGACTGCCAGACGACTATTTGCCGGCAACCACTAGATTATCGAAGGTAAAGTTCGAGTCTCCCAACACTATCTCAATTTTGTTCTCTTGCGATATCTTATAGCCTGGCTCGCCTTTGATACACAGTATATGGTTCACGATGCCTCTGTAAGTTCTATCGTGTCGTGTGGTCAGTGAAAGTCAAACACTCATACGTCATCTTTAACAGTCATCTTCTCGGGAAGAAGTCATGGAATGTCTATAATCCAGAAAATATAGCGCGTGTCCGACGCGACGAAGCTCAAGCCAAGGcacaggaagaggaagatgagcgCCGCATGCAAGAAGTCGATGCCGAGCGGCGAATTCGAGTACTCCGTGGTGAATCGCCTCCtacccctcttcctccatcgCAAACCATACCGCAAGCAGAAAGGAAATCCCGCGCCGACATTACAGGAAGTCATAGGAAACGGAGACGTTTAGCCGGCGAAGATGATACAGACCGCGATATCAGATTAGCGCGAGAAGACGCGGAGCTTGCGCTCGCAAAACGGGAAGAGTTGCTACATGCTCGAAAAAGCGAAGTCGAAGCGCCGCTCCACGATAGCGATGGACATATCAACCTCTTCCCAGAGGTAAATTCCCAGAGACGAGTTGAGAAGAACCCAGAAGCCGTAAAAGAGGCGGCGGATAGAGTGCGATGTTACGAAGATCAGTATACAATGCGGTTCTCTAATGCAGCTGGGTTCCGTCAAGACGTGGGCAAGAACCCCTGGTATTCGTCCTCACATGGCGATGGTATAATCACTGAGACAATGTCTAACAAGGATGTCTGGGGTAATGAGGATCCTTtaaggaaggagagggaggtaGCGCGCATAAACCTTAACGACCCTCTGGCTGCAATGAAGAAGGGCATTCGTCAACTAAAGTCAGTTGAGGAACAACGAAAGAAATGgaacgaagaaagaagaagggagcTTGATGCGTTGAAATCTGCGGAGGAAACCCTGTCGCGCCACCGTAGGAGACGATCTAGCTCAAAGAATAGCCTTGAGGATTTTCGACTTGATGATTCTCCGGATACAagcggaaaagaaaggagtCGGAGGGGAGAAAGGCACCACCGGCATTCTCACGATCGAAGTTCCACTAATTCGCATCGACGGCGTTCGCATTCTAGATCTGGCTCACGTTCCCATCATCACCGCAGTCATAATCAGCGGCATCGCCATCACAGCAGCCGTGTTGGCCGCAAGCATGAAACGGGAGGTGACGCGAAAGATCGGACATAAGAATGAGATACCCGAAAGTTGTCCGTATGGGCGGGCACCGTACAATTACGAGTTTATGGCTTGAAGCATAGCTGTTGCGCCAACAAGAAATGACGttctggaagaggaaagcaAAACTTTTATTTTAAAGCTTAATATTTACTGTAACGCCCAGttctggcttcccctttcgCCGACTCCCGCATCATATTCAACGGTGATGTTCAGAGATCTGGAGTTCGAATCCTTCTTCTGATACCCAACCTTGCCTTTGATCAGCTGGCCTTTCTTCAGCGGGGCCGCGTGCTTCTTTCCATGGTCGATTAAAAGAATTGTTTGCTGCCAGTGAGTCTCTTTACCATCAGGCCCAGTGGTAAAAGACACAATCCCTTTCTTCTGCAGGTCCGCTGGAGTGGCATTAGGCGGAAGCGTAGAATCCCTGGACGGCATGAAAAAAATGTCGAACCAGATAGCCCAACCGTCGAGAGCGTCAACGTCTTCTTTCAGGGTCAACTCAAACTCTTTCAAGAAGGACAATTCCTCCACAGTGATTGTGTGTAGTGGAAGGGTGAGGAAGATCTGAGACTCTGCAGCGATAACAGATGACGGCACGGTACGGACAAGTGCTTCATCGTAGATACCAGTGAGCATACTCTTCATGTTGAAACCGTATACATCGTGCCAGAAGCCAATGTGTGATTGGACCAAGTCGGGGTCGGCTAGCGGTGCGATGCGAAGGGTAGCGTGTGAGGGGGCCATGAGTCCACCCGGAGCGAGGTAGCGATCGCGGGCGTAAATGACAGAGTCAAACATCGCTTCGAACAGCAAACCATAACCCATCCACTCGGAGATGATAATGTCCACCTGTTCGACGGGCAATGTGACTTCCTCAATCTTGCCGCGGATGCATCTGTACAGTGAAACTTTAGCAGTGGACGTATATACTTGCTGAAGTTTTGTTAACATACGTTATAACATCGCCGAACCCATTTTCATATACGATCTCTTTGGCCCTGTCGATAATGTTTGAGTTGTCGACAGAGATAACCTTTCGGGCACCTGCTTTGGCGCAGAACATAGACAGAATTCCGGTTCCACAGCCAACATCCAACACAACCTTGTCCTTGAAAATGTGTTTATTCTCATAGACAAAGTCCCTGTAGGAATCGGTACGGATCGTGTCCTTGAGCATAGACTCGTGAATACCTAAACAATATATTAGCGAATGAGAGACTCCAGTGAGATGACTGAACACCGCACCGTTATAGGCGTAAGAGGTGAAGTAGTCAGAATCAACTTCTTCAGCTTTAGTGCTAGTACGTCCAGCAGGTGTCAACGGGagcttctcgtcttcctttGTCAATTGTTCCTCCAGTGATTTCTGGACAGCAAGCCTATACTCCGAGAACTGAATTTGAAGgcgctccagctcttcctgaAGTTCAACTACCTGGCGCTCGGCCTGGGTTTCGCCAACGGCTTCCCCCggttcctcatcttcaatatcATCCAGACTGTATAAAAGCGCATCGTCTTCCAAAACAGGTTTGAGATAGATCTCGCTCTGGAATTTATCCTTGGAAGACAGATCGGGCGTCATGTTTCCTTTCTTTACGGAACTGCGAATGTAATTGACGAGTTTGATTGTATCCAAAAAGTCCAGGTCTGACAATTCACACGAGAGAGGTTAGCAAAGCTACAAATTAAGTTATATCATCCAGCGTAAGCCGCAAGGCACAGCAGCGAGATATACACTTCAATGTTCAGAGTTGAATCAATTGTCTACACACCAAGCTCCTTTTGTAGTTTCCTTAGGTCAAAGTCGTGCTTGTCCTTGCTCTCTTTGAGCATCGAGCGGACATCAGGGTAGACTTTGTCTGAGAAGAGACCAACCACCGGTTGTGTCTCATCATCTGGCTCAACATCTTCCCACCCCTCTTCATCGGTGGCATCAGAGTCCTCAGAGGCAAGGGAATCGCGATCAATGTCCTTCAAAGGGCGTTCTGCAGCGGAGGGAGCGGACATGGCGACTACTGCGGGGGAAAAAACCCAGTCTGAGGAACCGCGACGCTTAATTAGTCCAGCAATAGATTCCGTCGTTCAGCGCGACGGTCTAAGTATCTCAAAGGCGAACTGATACCGCGGATGACGCCTCGAGGTTTTGATGTAAAACGAGCAGCAGATTTGTTGGCCTTCAGCAGGGGAAGAAATTTGCCAGAAAAATGATGGTTGCCCCGCCTCCGGCTGGGCGGGTTGAGTTTTGTTTGATTTGTTTACACCACTACGGTCCGGTTACTGATAAGGAACCCGGAGATCGGGCCCAGCGGCTTCCCCGCCAACAAGCGCCGGCTTCCAAGCAACAAAGCATCAAGCCATTCGAGATACATCTCACCTCCAATATACCTACCTCCCTGAAGACCTTATGGCTCCGCGTTATATCCCTTAGATGTCCTGATTCTTGATTATTGCCTTTCACACCCTTCACGCCAAtttctttccctttctttcAGCTGTGCTATTGATAAGATAAACAAGaatggccttcttcttcaatcgGGGTCGATCCCGCCAACCATCCGACGTTGTGAGATCAATCAAGgacctgctgctgagactCCGTGAGCCTTCGACCGCTTCTAAGGTCTGTCCAGTCTCTTAAGACTTTCTCCACCGACCGATCGCTTGCTAAGCCTCTATCAGGTTGAGGATGAATTAGCCAAGCAGCTATCACAGATGAAGTTGATGGTGCAGGGGACTCAAGGTTCGTACAGCTCAAAGGAAACTAAATATGGCGTGGTCTAACTTACTGATCTGTGTTttggcagaacttgaagcTTCTACTGATCAGGTTCATGCCCTGGTCCAAGCTATGCTCCACGAGGATCTGCTTTACGAACTCGCGGTGGCTCTTCACAACCTTCCCTTcgaagcaagaaaagatACGCAAACCATATTCTCTCACATACTCCGCTTTAAGCCTCCTCACGGAAACTCGCCAGACCCTCCCGTCATCTCTTACATCGTTCACAATCGTCCTGAAATTATCATTGAGCTATGTAGGGGCTACGAGCACAGCCAAAGTGCCATGCCATGCGGCACTATCTTGAGGGAGGCATTGAAGTTCGACGTAATCGCCGCTATCATTCTTTATGATCAGTCAAAAGAGGGGGAGCCAGCTATCAGACTGACCGAGGTCCAGCCCAACGTTCCTCAGCGCGGAACAGGTGTTTTCTGGAGGTTCTTCCATTGGATTGACCGAGGTACCTTTGAGCTCAGCGCAGATGCATTCACAACTTTTAGGGCAAGTGCACAAAGAAATCATTTCTAAGAAACTATCCTAACACGAAACTGTTTCCTCAGGAAATCTTGACGCGCCACAAATCCCTTGTTACAGGATATCTAGCGACAAACTTCGATTACTTTTTCGCGCAGTTTAACACTTTCCTCGTTCAGTCTGAGTCATATGTCACTAAGCGACAGAGCATCAAACTCTTAGGCGAGATTTTACTCGATCGCGCAAACTACAGTGTGATGATGCGATACGTCGAGAGCGGAGAAAACCTCAAGCTTTGCATGAAGCTCCTGCGTGATGATCGCAAGATGGTTCAATATGAGGGATTTCATGTTTTCAAGGTATGTGAAGGACGCAACCTCTATGACCGCGTAGGATGCGTCGTGCTGACAAAGAATGTGGTTAGGTATTTGTCGCCAATCCGGACAAGTCAGTGGCAGTCCAGCGAATTCTGATCAACAACCGGGATCGCTTGCTAAGATTCCTACCGAAATTCCTGGAGGACCGCACAGACGACGACCAGTTCACGGACGAGAAGAGTTTCCTAGTCCGACAGATTGAACTTTTACCCAAGGAACCCATTGAACCATCACGTTCTGCGCGTGAACCGTCTCGTTCGACTGCCAACACCACGACTGTTGCGTAGACATGAGCGGGGCTACTTACAGCTGGCCGCAGTATCTACATGACACATCAtcggtgttgttgttgttgttgttgttgttgcaTGGTCATCTGGGATCGCCCTTTCGTCGCCTGTGTCTCGTGTCCAGACCCCGCGCGTCCTTGGCTGTAGTCTCTGTACGTATGGTTTTGCATTTACGGCCAGCTGGTATCTGGCTTTTTGGAGTTACTTTTTGGGATTTGGAAAGAACTACACAGCTTGTTGCCTGGAGCGATGCCTTGGACAACAAACAGGAAAATCGACGGAAAGGATGCAATAATGGACGGGAAGTTTAGAGTCCTTGCATTGGAGGCGGGCATAGGCAGCCCTGGAATACAGAACCCTGTAGAGTTAAGGAGTGTAAACACCCGACACAGTATATACCAGGCCCCTTTGTCTCAGGGCACGAGCCAGGGGCCTATAGAGCGATAAAACCATGCGACTATTGATAATAATGATAACCAGCAGCGCATAGCCCAGTACGAGGCCTTGACGTCAAGGTCAGTTTCTGCAGAACAATCGCATTATCGAATCCATGGAATGCACTGGGCCTGGTgggatccagcagcatcatcgccgttAGAGAAATCGGCTCAATTTTCACCGTTGTACTCTACTTTATTATCCTCGTTGAGATCATCTTCCGGGATCTCAAAAGTGTTGTTAGTGTGCGCCCAGAACCGACTGCCCTTGTCAAGCCCAGCCTAAGTCGCTATATGAATCCCCCAAGTGGATCGCTTCGTAACCCCCTTCGCGatcccttcttcaagcctCAACCGTTGAATCCTTACACAACCCATCACTATAGCTCTCATTAGCTCTTGTCTGTCCTTTCCATCAATTTCTTTAAATTACGATTGTCATCTTTCTTTAACAGCCGCCTACATCGTTGAAGCTTGCCCGCCTGCCAAGTGTCAAAAGCCGCGGTCCAACAACTGGCAGTCTCGACCCGATTCAGTCTCAAAACTCCCCCCATTTTTGGGCACCGAACCCCTGGGGATGGTCATGTTCAACTGCTTGGTGGAAACTAACTCACAATTGTCGTTCGCTTTGCCCCTTTGTGGCCCATCCTATATATCTTAGGCTGCGATTGACTGGCGCGACGTTCGTGCGACGATTCGATCCTTTGTCTCGCCAACCCCCCGCCCTCGCTCCATTGAGACGCATTCTGCGAAACGAACAGAAAGAGGGAGTACGGGCTTTGTTATATTTCTATAGAGGTTTTGCAGAGATAATTCACCCGACAATTGGAGCCACAAAGAGAGCCAGGTGCAAGTCATGCCAGGATAATGGGAGACTTGCGATCGCCCTCGTCGCCCGTCGAAATGTCGGAACGATCCCCTTCTCCCGAAGAAACGACCGCGAGTACGACGGACCCTTCTATCGCCCAATCCGCCTCGCTACAACCTCCAGTTGATCAAGCTCTGTCATCTGAAAGCAGATCGATAGcgacaacgacaacgacaacgacATCGTCCAGCGGCCTTGATCAGTCGGCGCCTGGTACCCCGACGCACCAAGGTCCGAGAATAGACCGAGGATTATCGCCGCATCCAGCTTTTGCGAAGCTCAAAGGGATATCATCACTGCAAGAAGCCGAACGGTCAACTGTGAGCCTGCGGTCTTTGCGCAGTATTCCCAGTATAGTCGTCAATGACGGATCACGTCCCAGTTCTCGGCCAGGCTCAAGGCCCGGATCAAGGCCCGGCTCGCGGTGGTCAGAAAAGAAATGGGGCACCTTCAGAAGTAGGAGGTCGATGGATCACCAGAGAGACGAATCGCCGCCACCTGTACCACAGATAGCGCCCCAATTCAGTGGTATCTCGTTGGACATTCCGGATGCGTCATTTGATGACCTTGGTGTCTCGGACATGAGGTTCTCTAAGCGTGGGAGTCTCATCCGTACGGAGGGAAAACCACAATCAAAGcgcaagctcaaggagcaAGACACGGACCCAGATGCTACGGGAACTGCGGCAAAGGGAAGTGAAGCGACGAAAACCGTCGCAACTGGAACAGAAACAGAGACTCTGGGGGCGAATGGGATGTCTCAGGAGCCGGTACAAGACGGCTCTGCCGCGGATAGCTTTGGAACCGCCCGTGTCCGTCCGCGGCCTCCGTCATTGCTTCGTGTTAGTCGGAATAGTATAGCCAGCAGGGCCATATctgcggatgaggatatGCTATCTCGAAGGGTTAGGTTGATGTATGCGAAAGGAGACGAGAATGTTACAGACTCGGAAGTGGCAAGATCGTATGCCATGGAAAACGGTACTTTGTGGGAGGAGCCAACCCCTACGAAGTCAG is a window of Aspergillus nidulans FGSC A4 chromosome VI DNA encoding:
- a CDS encoding uncharacterized protein (transcript_id=CADANIAT00009979); the encoded protein is MSDQDMSTHILRGKQVPQQDNDLREEWPPESVSNYQMIPKEHASTSLEQQTWQPQAAEKQQTESQPLLHHQAFTVSNTDVNANVQGRVPNRHSLLFEEWKARSLRSPEQLNALAAVHEENNTETKRSILSGDVRVLLGERFDKPGSGRKKIKPVQDSPPQAELNDARKKETSGDDKSKSVEQTAGSAYVHTTPKPANKDSIHYPKTEKLRNRATSKDDRALLGEHSDRATDAQATTSLDNGCHVQQTKAAKADSTITSKDTRWYGRKNSKRASIVQTSNSIANNGHKQQSKVKNDNTNEEGHTPAPFSENSNTPVVQPETSSRKTGNRGIKSMERQHDHERQRSRRRQASHERQFSQRRLAQELRPSKEPQPPRALQPAHAQQSSEKCQDSQAQQPSHARQPSREHQGSSERHTYPSEKGSIERKQRSRERTHEQVVYTAQNGTRYGVDELRRLAHGVKISANVKVYFIPCFIGDPWKDVEPVPCVRPPDLMSRF
- a CDS encoding AAA family ATPase SEC18 (transcript_id=CADANIAT00009980) gives rise to the protein MFNRNNYSNPFGSNPPQRDGYSRPPQGYPPQHGAPDSGGYGTPPPRRPAPGARPPPQAPMGGRPSEGGVWALTPKESPNKECQFGNLVALSAQDFPRAQFGYEDILIIVNGLYVFSARILDEFPPGYIGLSSIQRPWARAGFRDSLDVRIYDPFRQGGEAYLGSADMEVKFAGKLRPDTLYDQDELLNSVIKNFESQIFAPGQPVLMDHHGVPLQLTVKTILRVSLTSEKDTSKVPETEPTARGILTKHTLINFFKDPQSEIQIKPAKNRPAANAIIQPDFNTEKMGIGGLDSEFHTIFRRAFASRIFPPDIVQKLGIQHVKGILLFGPPGTGKTLLARQIGKMLNAREPKIINGPERGSGAGGGTGVGDSVVNQLLSKMDGVDQLNNILLIGMTNRKDMIDDALLRPGRLEVHVEISLPDEAGRAQILGIHTQNMRQSDLMDPSVNLSELATLTKNYSGAEIAGLVKAATSFAFNRHIDSGKTVRVKDDAAEMKVNHSDFIHALDEIQPAFGVSEDEIKRCIEHGIINYSDKIDNVLQEGEALARGLGRPEQTTLWSVLLNGPPGSGKTALAAQIALDSGAPFIKMVCPEDVAGYNEAAKIQHILRVFNDAYKSQTSVVVVDDIETLIDYVSVGPRFSNSVLQTLKVLFKKRPPKNRRLLILATTSERALMKELNIYNSFNSDIDIPNVTSHEELRHVMEKSEVFASEQVAEALERIDPLKGETPYSMTFGVGIKKVFDGIELAKKTPDQLVNQFVRFINSAVQEGGLTTRRAV
- a CDS encoding uncharacterized protein (transcript_id=CADANIAT00009981); its protein translation is MPLHLLGKKSWNVYNPENIARVRRDEAQAKAQEEEDERRMQEVDAERRIRVLRGESPPTPLPPSQTIPQAERKSRADITGSHRKRRRLAGEDDTDRDIRLAREDAELALAKREELLHARKSEVEAPLHDSDGHINLFPEVNSQRRVEKNPEAVKEAADRVRCYEDQYTMRFSNAAGFRQDVGKNPWYSSSHGDGIITETMSNKDVWGNEDPLRKEREVARINLNDPLAAMKKGIRQLKSVEEQRKKWNEERRRELDALKSAEETLSRHPEKKGVGGEKGTTGILTIEVPLIRIDGVRILDLAHVPIITAVIISGIAITAAVLAASMKREVTRKIGHKNEIPESCPYGRAPYNYEFMA
- a CDS encoding protein arginine methyltransferase RmtB (transcript_id=CADANIAT00009982); the encoded protein is MSAPSAAERPLKDIDRDSLASEDSDATDEEGWEDVEPDDETQPVVGLFSDKVYPDVRSMLKESKDKHDFDLRKLQKELDLDFLDTIKLVNYIRSSVKKGNMTPDLSSKDKFQSEIYLKPVLEDDALLYSLDDIEDEEPGEAVGETQAERQVVELQEELERLQIQFSEYRLAVQKSLEEQLTKEDEKLPLTPAGRTSTKAEEVDSDYFTSYAYNGIHESMLKDTIRTDSYRDFVYENKHIFKDKVVLDVGCGTGILSMFCAKAGARKVISVDNSNIIDRAKEIVYENGFGDVITCIRGKIEEVTLPVEQVDIIISEWMGYGLLFEAMFDSVIYARDRYLAPGGLMAPSHATLRIAPLADPDLVQSHIGFWHDVYGFNMKSMLTGIYDEALVRTVPSSVIAAESQIFLTLPLHTITVEELSFLKEFELTLKEDVDALDGWAIWFDIFFMPSRDSTLPPNATPADLQKKGIVSFTTGPDGKETHWQQTILLIDHGKKHAAPLKKGQLIKGKVGYQKKDSNSRSLNITVEYDAGVGERGSQNWALQ